TAACGTCAGTGTCGATTACATTGACTGTACCCTTCAGCTTTATTGTTTATTTTTCCTGTGTCGCGGCTTTCTCATCACtcatttcaaggcttaccttcatcTTATCTTTAAGGTCTAACTCAAGCATGCCTAAATTATAATTTATAGATTTTAGCAGTTCGGTTTCCACGCTTACTGTACAGGGTGGAGAAAATAGGTAATCCGTGTCAATCGAAAAGTCTTCGTTTTCTTTTAGAGTTCGGTTCTTCATTCTTTCTGTGTTTATTCTCtgccatatttttttttactgcattggTAGTGGTCATCTATAAAAATCTCTAGCCTTACAAGTTGTTTTGAGTTATTATCCAGTTTGAATGTTGTTGCCCACGAGTGAGCAGATCAGCGTAAATGTGCTATTATTTGGACATGTTTTGGGGACATAAATGTCTACCCTTTTTCACGAGGCATTCTGCACTGCCATTTTGTTGTtagtgtacatggattttataatgtaatATGTTTTTATAATGTACGCCTTAATGGCATCCGAAATTATATCAGGTGTCGGCTTTTTTTTCTGTCCTCTGTCTACATTTGTAATGGTAAaggttttattttttcatttacgtatttaatacattttgggtCCAGAAGATGTACTCTGTTCATTCCCCAAATTCTGTTGCTAAGTGTATTTTCTATTGGTGTAATAAAGTAATCTAATCACAGCCGTTTGAGTagacgctgcagggaccactgtagaatgatcacacccatgTTCTTGTACGCGTCAAAGGGTTAAATCAGAACATGCGTAGAAGCACCTTTAGCCTtttctggttaagtctctaagagatttccacgcctggattgtgcaacatttacccGATATTCTTTAAAACATTCTtccagctctgtcaaattggttgttgatcattgcttgacaatcattttcatgtcttgccgttttcaagtagatttaagtcaaaactgtaacttggctacTCAGGGACATTCACTGtattcttggtaagtaactccagtgtagatttggccttgtctttaaggttattgtcctgctgaaaggtgaattaatctcccagtgtctggtggaaagcaaactcaaccaggttttcctctaggattttgcctgtgcttagcttcattCCTTTTATTGTTTAtcatgaaaaactccccagtccttaaagaTTACAAGCAACACCCATAACAAGATGCAGTCACCActatgaaaatatggagagtggtactcagtaatgtgttgtattagatttgccctaaacataacactttgtattcaggataaaaagttaattcctttgccacatttttttcagtatgtgccttgttgcaaacaggatgcgttttggaattgttttattctgtacaggcttccttcttttctctctgtcatttAGGCTATTAttgttgagtaactacaatgttgttgatccatcctcagttttctcctattaccgccattaaactctgtaactattttaaagggaccattcctctccggcaactgagttatgaaggacgcctgtatctttgtagcgaCTGGGTCtatttatacaccatccaaagtgtaattgataactttaccatgctcaaagggatattccatGTGTGCTTTTTTTGTTCTGTTTCtttggcattggaaaacctccctggtcttaggCCTATTTTTGATAACACTaacacgcctctctctctctctctctctctctctctctctctctacttcaggTGTTGCTTGtgtaggaagagagagaaaaggaaggtGGAAATGGAACTGCCAAATCATGCCAAACAAATACTACTGCAACTCAACCAGCAGAGGGCTAAGGGCTTCCTGTGTGACGTCATCATCGTGGTGGAGAACGCTCTGTTCCGAGCCCACAAGAACATCCTAGCAGCCAGCAGTATCTACTTCAAGTCCCTGGTTCTCCACGACAACCTCATCAACCTGGACACAGAGATGGTGAATCCCTCTGTTTTCCGACAAGTCCTGGACTTCATCTACACGGGGAAGCTTCTGTCCTCATTGGACCAGAGTAGTGAGCAGAACTACAGTGCCCTCTTGACCGCAGCCAGCTACCTCCAGCTCCATGACCTCGCCGCGCTGTGCAGGAAGAAGCTCAAGCGAAGCGGTGGCAAGCCTCTGCCGGGTAAACTCTCTACCTCGGGTCCCCTCAGCCGACTGCGCCACAACAACGAGCGCCTCTCATCCTCCACCCTCACCGCCTCCCACAACCACTACATCCTCGCCCCCTCCGACGCAGACCAGCCCGATGACGGCCTCCGGGACAAGCTCTCGGATGATGAGATGTTCATCGGGAGCACCGCTGGGAAGAATGGGACCTGCGGGAGTGGTAGTAATGGAAACCTCAGTAATGGTTTGAGCGGCAGGGAGACAGATCTCGGGCTGGACCTGTCCAAGAAGAGCCCTCCATCGGCAGGCACCACAACAGACGCACTCAGCCCTCACAGCAACTCCCAGGGCTCCCCTCAATCTGCCTCAGTATCCACAACCAACAGTGCCTCACTGGATGATTCCACCACCACTCTGCCCAGTCTGGACACCACCGGCCCAGAGCCCATGGAGCTCATACCCACCCCCAAAGCCCCTGAAGACAGTCAGGCCCATCCAGACGCTCCCCCGCCCCGCAAGAGCTCCCGCCAGGTAGCCCGCAAGAAGGAGTGGCCCAAGAGAGAGGCCTCTGGCCTGAAGGCTGAGGATCATGACCCGCCCCTGGTCAATGGTGTGATCATGGGACCTAAAGAGGGCTGCTCATCCAGTGGCGTAGGCGGGGACAGCAGGTGCAGCTTTCCCTCAGACCAGTCCTTCCAGtgtaaagaggaggaggaagtagGGCAGAATGGGCAGGAGCACAGTGACCAGAGCGGGCATAgtgatggagagagtggaggaggagggcacCACAGCGCCAACTATGTGTACCGGCAGGAAGGGTTTGAGCCAGCATTTGGGGACAACTTGTATGTGTGCATCCCCTGTGGGAAGGGCTTTCCCAGCTCGGAGCAGCTCAATGCCCATGTGGAGACGCACACAGAGGACGAGCTCTACATCAAAGAGGAGGTAGGGGCCtttgtgaaagaggaagaggctgAGGACCTCTCGGCCCCCGTGGCTCCCACCACATTCGGCATCTCCGAGCCACGGCCCTTCAAATGCACCGTATGCAGTAAGAGCTACAAAGACCCGGCGACCCTGAGACAGCACGAGAAGAGCCACTGGCTGACCCGACCCTTCCCATGTAACATCTGTGGGAAGATGTTCACCCAGAGAGGCACTATGACGCGCCACATGCGGAGCCACCTGGGCCTGAAACCGTTTGCATGCGATGAGTGTGGTATGCGCTTCACACGCCAGTACCGGCTGACGGAGCACATGCGTGTCCACTCGGGAGAGAAGCCGTACGAATGCCAGCTGTGCGGTGGAAAGTTCACCCAGCAACGCAACCTCATCAGCCACCTGAGAATGCACACCTCACCCTCCTAAAACACATCAAGCCAAAGAATGCTTTTTCATTTTTTCCCCACCTCACAACCAAACAAATGCACACTCATGCAGAAACACaggtacacactctctctctcacacacacacacacacacacacacacacacacacacacacacacacacacacacacacacacacacacacacacacacacacacacacacacacacacacacacacacacgtaaacataGATTTCTATACACAACCACCTGGCTTAATGTGTGTAGTGGTTGTCCAGAGTCAGCATGTGGCAGGATGGTCATGGAAAACAACCCCAGCTTGTCCACCACCTCTAGAAGTCTAGACGGGCAGTGTACCTCCCCTTCCGCCCCTCTCTCTGGAGTCACCTATGGTGGGTGTGAGGGCATGGACCGGTGGTTGTCTCTCTTATATCTTGTAAATGTGAATGGGGTACTGCTGTAACCTCAGGCCCACCTCATGCCTCTCAGTCCTAATACACCCTCAACACCTTTACTTGGTAGTATTTAGGCCTTTGACTTTTTCAAACTGATCCCTTCTGGGGGTATTCAGGGTTTCCTCTATACTCCAACCTCATTGGTCAAACAACTACGCCATTCCTCCTTTTAATTTAGACAGGTCTAATATTATTTACTCTGTCAATGATGTACACTACAGGCAATAATTTCAAAGAATGTGTTTTTGTTGTAACCAAACAGCAGCTACTGTATATGTCCAATGCTAATGTGAGTGAACTGGAGATAATGGGGATGTCTGCATTAGGGTGGAGGGATGTTGTTGGTCATATCCATGCTTTACCTAAAAGTTTGATGTCTGAGTTTCCAGATGAGGGGCTCAATTTAATTTACTCCAGATACACACTCACCTTATGGTCTCCACTCTACAGCTGGTctctgagaaagagaaagaggggaggtggGGTTAGTCATTTTGCCCACGAAAGCTCATCCTGGGATACAAAAAAACTAAATGGAGGTACTTGTTTTACTCAAAGAACTTGTAATGTTTCTGTGAATGTTTAAACTGGAAGGTCTTCGGATGTTTCTTCTTGGGGAAGGGGGATATGGGGTGAGGGTGGGGAAGTTAGTTGAACAGGGAAGAGACGGGAGGGAGGGGGGTCGGTGTAGGCTGAACTTCTCGTTTGGTGGGTACGTTTATGTTTTGTCAGTATAGCTCTCCTCCCCTTACAAAAAAGAAAAGCTTATTTTGATAGGCTTGTGAACTCGCTACCTCTGATTACTCTTACGAACTCTACATTGATTAGTTGAAAGTTACTAAATGTAATTAATTGTATAAAGTGTGTAGATAGTAACTTTTCCCCTAATGCTTTAACCTGCTTTAAGCTGCCCATCTCTCAACACAGGTTTTTCATGCATTTTAGATTTTTACATGTTAACATTATTTTaactgtctttttttttttttacttcttgtCATAAAGATAGCTTTCCGGGTGCTCTTCTCAATGAACAGGCCCCCACCTCACAATGTACTGTATTTTCTTGCAAATAGTGGTTAGTGAATTTAGATGCACAGTGTTCCAAAGATCTAATGAATGTTAAGGCGAACGGAGCTGACTAACACATTTTGCTAGACAAGTTCATAaccaaagtttaaaaaaaagatgTACTTAAGATATATAGCATACTTAACTATTTCACTTTTGATTTGTCTTTTTACTGTATGAAAAAACAATTTAAGAATTGTATTCTAGGTCCAGACAATTGAAACCCACAGTTGTGTTGGACTATTGACCAATGACTCTTGAGACTCTTGAGTTTCTGTGTGGTTTGCAAGGAAAGCTTGTGCTGATTGGTGGGCTGGTGTTAACATAAACTTTACATGTAAAGTAACTGTAGAGTTTACAATGTTCCCTgaactttatttttatttgtaacaAGGGTCCTTCTCATCACTTTATATTCCCTGACCTAAAAGCAGGACTTGATTACATTTTATGTGTTCTGTTCAGaccaaaaaaagaagaaaaaatgaTAGAAATTATAATAATGACATTTTTTATGTGAAGTTCTAAGTTTGCTTGTTAGTTTATTGAGCCAGACTTGTGAAAGCTTGTATTGGAAGGGAGAGGCAAGGATGCACTGGACAGCTCAATTCTTCTCTCAATTGTATTCACTCATACCGCATGGTTATGAAAATgtaaattttagtcatttagcagtgctcttatccagagcgaattacagtagtgagtgcatacattttagtaCTTTTTTTTGTACTCCCAGTTGCCTCCCATATGGGCCATTCTTATTGAATATTTATTTATTAGCATAGTACTACAAATTATAAACACTCTACAAGAGGGATGCATGTCCCTCTACTGTAATCATTCTCCACTGAAACCCAAGCTGTCTGTCTTAGCTTGTCCGGTGTGTCCCGACTCTTATGGTAAATTATGGGGAAGAGAAACCTTCAGTGCAAGTTTTTGGTATAGGCATTCCTCTATTATTTTGGTTTTACCTATCTTTTTTATTTCTATTCCTCCTTCATCCTCATGGTTGGtctgtgaaatgttttgtcatcaTACAGGGAGGCTGCTGCAGTCATACAAGCATCGTTATCGTTTCAAGGTAACTGCGTCTTGGACTCTGAGatgttactttaaaaaaaatgttttgctgttCACGCCGAGGTAAAAGCAGTTACTGCTGAGTGAATGCATGGTACGTGTGTATTTttaacccccaccaccaccaccaccacccaccctccGACCTGAAATCCATCATGTAATGAATTTTTTCCTGTGACCTCTTCTTACTTATTATGGAGTCCACGATGCATTGCCTTCAGACGCTATTGTTCTTGTCAGCACTTAAGCAGTACAGCATAATGTTTGTGATGCTCAAAAGGTCTTTTTGTACAGCAAGATCTCTAGCCATCTCTGCAAATTCTTTGCAGCTGCAGCCGAACTAGCGTTTATTAGTTTGGcgaaaacaaaaaaatattaacTTAAACtgcgatactactactactattactactactactcaaaTACTTCAGGGATTGTTCTGCATCTATGAATGTAGGACTCTCAGCTACATTTGTAAGACATAGTATTGTATCAATTTCTCTGTATTTTACTCATGGGAAAACCAAAACACtagtttcatatttaaaagaTTTTAAAAAATGGGGGGTACTTTTTCAACTAACACAAAGAGCCTTAACAAAAGGCAGGGCAGCTCAATACAAAAGTCGACTTTTTAGTTAGGATCATAATATCTTTCGAAATAGTCGCAAAGTTGTACAAAGAACTAAGACCTAAAAAAAAGCTCATACCCAAATCCACGAACTATTTTTTAAACCAAAGCACATTTGAATGATTATGGAACAGTGTGTGGCAAAAAAAAAATGATACATATGTATTTATCTCATTGTTTACATAAACTTTTACAGTTTTACAGACCTCAGTTGAGGCTCGGCCAGTCAGAGGTGTGGTTGTATGTGTTTTTTGCTTTTTCCACAGAGGTTTTGCTGCCAAAACAAAAGCTTCAGCATCAGCGTCAACCCTGCGGCAGACTACTTCATATTTAAATTGGGGAGGGGGTTGCAGTTTTAGGGGTGCATCGCCCCCCTCTGCCATCTGGCTTTGGGGTGACCTTGTCCCCCTGCCCTATGAACCATCTTCAGAAGATGGGACTGGGGGGATGGGATGGATGGGACAGGggttagggggggggggtgttgctgTTGCGGAAGGGCTGGGATGACGTTAGAACTCtcttaggctgcgtttacacagggaGCCCAATTCAGTTTTTTtggcccaattattggcaaaagagctgatctgattggtcaaaagacaaatTAGTGGGAAAATTATTAGAATTGGGgtacctgtgtaaatgcagctttACTGTACCTAGGGACTTTAAAAACATGATTGAAAACTATAGTGACTGGGATTTGTTAATTGCATGTGAGCAGGTCTATTTGCTAGGAAAGATGAATCAATTTTCAATGTTATATTGTATTTGTGTACCTCTGACCGATATTCTATCGATTCCCGAGGTCATTTCATGTTTAATGTGTATCTGAGCTATTCACTGTTCAAGCAGGTAGAAATACTGCCGGTATGAATCGTTTttcatcatatgatgcaaaacttGAACGGCGAATAGGTCCGATACACATTAAATGACCCTGTAAATACATAGAACATTTCTCAGAGATGCACAAATATGATATAACATTCCAAATGAGTGAATCTTTCCTTTAACTGTGAATGTTCTTGATGCTTCTGCTTATTTGATGTTTGGAAAGGATGATGATGATTTCTTAGCTGCCTGTGTTCTGCCTATTTGTAAAAGCAACACAATCTTATGGCTGGCCTTGCCTCATACAAAGTTGGTGCAAACACTTATTGACAGTGTTCTTTTTTTAATCAAATGTCTATTGTTGTCAGTGATGAATGTATTTATTTCTCTGGTCCTGCATTTGCCTCCACTAAGACTTTTCTCAGTGTGTGAGACTGAGGTTCAGGCAGGACCCTTTTTGGTTGTATTTTATTTTGAGGATTTCAAGCGGAGAAACAAAAATGAGACAAAACATAGCCATCAACCACAATCTGTGAAGTTGTAGACTTTTTTGGGGTGAACAGATACATTTTTATGTCAAAATGACAACGACGTTCTCTGGCATTTTTGTATCTTCTCTCTCAGCTAAAACAAACAACATGTTTTGGGTGTCAAGAGGAGTTACTCACTGTTTGGCTGGACATAGGGGTTTAAACGATTAACTTTAACCCTCTGTGTACCTCTGTCGATGTCTGTCGGGCATCATGGCTCATCTGTGGGCCATATATTGTATCTCTTCACAAACATCCTCTGCCTGGGTGTTGCCAAGCCACTGCCATTTAGAAAATCTATTCCTCCTCATCAACCTCACCCCTTTCTTTCTCCAAACGATAGAGTCATCTCTATgatgtacattttttttgtcttaaaccACTCGCCACTTATCATTTCTCTTGGACTTTTTTATTTGTTTGTGTCTCTGACAATTCTGTAGAGTGAGGGGGTATTAGGGCTGCTTTTTTAAAGCCCCTCGGAAGGTCCAGGCGCGCTCATATCGGTTCACATTAATTGCAGTTTACTCTTTCTCTTACCTCATCATTGTAGTGTTTCTGTGCGTTTCAAAAATATTATATCATTATGCAGTGTTACAAAGCTTTAAGAAACATTATACAAAGTTCTGGGAATTCAAACCATGATGTTTTCCCTACTCAAAGCTTGTCCGAGTTACCTCTCTTTGTATTACTGTAGTTACACCCATGCGATTGTCTAGTTTCACCTTTTTtctccctgttgttgttgtccccTGTCTATTCACCAGGTCTGGTCTGTGCTGTGTCTACGGAGTAGCTCCAATTTACTTAATCAAACTCAACCAAAGCTAGTTTTGAAATGGCGTCTGGCACACCACAGTGTGTTCTAAAGCCAAGGTGTATCTTTAACCGCTAAGCTTTACTACCACTCGCTATACCCACAATGTAGCTCACCCTACACCAACCACCCTTTGACCCCATCCTTAGCTTCCATGACTCTGCGGCTAACGAAGCTAGTGATCGTGATTTCTCCCCATATATCTGTGACTCCAGTGTGTTCCACATATTCGACATCAGTATTTACCTCCAGGGACAAAAAAAGTATTACCTCAACTCTGTGTTTACTTGCCATTTACATCTCAGCATTTCTGCAGAtgcaaatgtattttttactcgttttttttttttttaccgtcCAGTTGTAACCAAAATATCACTTATTTTTGAAATAGTGTTTGTTAGTCTTGTCAAATGACTCCATGTTGATGGAAAGACATTATTAGCTGCTAAACTAGTACTTGAAAACTTGATTAAAGAAGTTGTCCGTGAAGCAGGTATATCAAGCTTCTCTCGGATCCATGAATAGCCGCTGTTCAATAATGTATCAGGATCGAGGGGCTCACAGGTTCTGGAATGGACATGTAGGGTCTTTGACTATGAATAATTGAGGGCTAACATTCCCTCCccccttatacacacacatacacacactcttctacacttgtttacacacacacacacacacacggcctaaTGCCATGACCTCCTCTTGCTAGCGGCAGCACCCAGGCTGAGcccttctctccactcctctgagAGCTCGTATTCAGGTCAGAGCTGTCGCTACGGCGATGGGGCTCGCTAACTCAGTGTCATAAAAGTGTAATACAGCTGACCTCAGCACTCACAACCTTGCAGTCTTAATATACAGTGGTGTGAAAAATAAACTGTTATTTTATGATCTTTTCATTAAAAGCTTGATCGAAAAGCCAACCCTGTTGTTGTCGTCTGTCTTTAACTGTTGTTGTCTGTgggcttgtgtgtatgtgtgtgtatgtatttttgTGCACGTGTATGCACGCACATATCTGTGAAGTATGGACTAAACAAGTGATGGATATGTCCTATACAGTATATGTAAATCTTTCTGTTTACCTTGAAAATGATCGTTGCCTCAGGGTTTGAGGTTTGTGTGCAGTGGAAgaacctgtgtgtatgtgtgtgttcactaGGAGCCATTTCTGAAAGCCCCATTATTGCTTTTGTCTATCTGACATGGAGAGAATGTTGAAATGACCTACATCTATGACAGTTATGACGTCTCCATGTCAGTTAAGAATAAGTGGCACATAAAGACCTAGTTTGCAATGGAAGCTGCTGCAGTATGTATACCTGGCCTAtctccgtacacacacacacattatacttcCCAGGCAGGGTGTGGCTGTCATAGCTGAGGGCTATTGGCTGGTCTATCAGATAAAGCCAGTGGTAGGTTGATGGAAAAGGTGTGGCACATGCTCTTGACTGCCTGCATGGTGAAAaataatgtgtatatatgtgtacgcGTATGTATCTCAGGCCATTCACTGAAGTCAAATACTCTCTTCTCTTCTACTCTTTCTGTCCCTTCCAGACTTTCATGTCTTCCTTTCTGGCTTTGGCTCTCACGTCTTTTGTttcactctctctatcccactTTCCCTTCTTCCTCCCCCTTGTTCTCCTACCTTAATTTTTTCAGCTCTTTCTTTTTtcatctctccttcatcctctttattttttttcttccctcttttaataaaagaggagaggagggagctgGCACTTTTACGGCTGTTGTATATGTGCCATTTGTAATGTGGTGCCCCTGGAGGTGTCATATGCTAAATAACCCTGAATGGGGTCAGGGAGGAACAATGACTCTGTCAATACCCCTGCACTGTCCTCCCAGCCTCCAGCCCTCTATTTTGCCCCCCCCAGCACCAGCACCAAGCTAACACAATGTGTGTGAAGTGGAATGGGTGTGGGGAGGGGGTGGTCGGGCACTCAAGGCTTATACACAAATTATCCTCTGCATGGCAAGTGTGCGCACGTTTGGATCCCAGGCTTTTCATTTTGAGTCATGTTCCCAATTTTCAAGACGATTTCTGAAAACCGCGAAAAGCACCAAACTCTAAATGTTTTTCATTGAGTTTGGCTGAagtgcaggtctaggatcagtaTGCCCTACCTCCAATTCTGAACATGACCAATAGAGGCATCTAAAAATAACTGACTCAGTATCAGTGTTTGGGGGAAACAGGGCAACCTAATCTTCAACGTGTCTCACCAGTGTTCCCATTAGGAGGAAGCTGTGGGAATTAGTGGAATTTCCATGCCCTGCCCAGGTGGGTCAGGGCTTGCCTGTGCTCGTCTGGGAAGGCCTACAGAGGAGCTGCCAGACTGGGGAATGTGAGAGAGATGGCTGCCCTGGGTGGATAAGGAGATGGATGGCTGTTCAACACTACACTTATGCTGCTTTTTGACTATAACACCATTGCTACACTAGTGTATACACCCTTGTGTtatactagggaaattgtgtttcCATAGCTAGGGCTGATAGTGAGGACCTGtgaagagcagaatcaacaaccttTGCATAATCAAAACAGTTGCTTTGAGAAAAAGTGTTAAAGTTCACTGTTATGTAAACTTCACTTTTTGGTAGCTGTTCAATAGACAACTTCCCAAGTCAAATAAGCTCTCATTGGTCCTGCATACAGttacaaatgttttgttgttgatgatgttgtGGCTATTGTAATCTCCAGTGGATTTGATATGTTTAGCCCCCCTTGCAATTATGTTCGGCCCTCCCTCAGGTTTGACTCCAAATCCAATATGGCATCTAATATGGCTGCCACATTACCATTAAATGGTGGTTTATTCACCTGTATATGTACAGGTTTTAAATTAGACATTTTTTTCAGATTTCTGGAATCCAATATGCCGACCATATACACTGAAACACCTTTGTATAGCCCGTATAAAAACTCAACAGACTGCTTGGCATGGAAACACCAAGTATTCCAAGTCACAAGCCTTTTTGAGTCTCAATGAGGCAACTGGGAGGCTCCAAAGAAAGGAAAAATAATCCAATCCTGGGCTCTGACACCTTCTCCATAGCTCTACAACTTGCTTCTCTAAGGTTGAGCTCTTAAGTAACCTCCTTATCATTTAGAAGTGAGCTTTGATTCATTGCTAGTACAATATGTCTGCCTGAATCCAACATGACCTTCATTTGTGATGAACATTCTTATCCTGTTCGGGTTGAGCTGGCACATTGCTTCTTCCAGACAATGTCCACTATCCTGGCTGTCTGCCCTGAAGTTGCTGTATATATTGACTTGGTGACAGTTATGGTGTATGGGTAGGATGCAACCACACATGACAAGTGCATAAGGCAGGTGTTCACTACAATGAACCAACACAACTTGACACTCATTGACAATAAATGCCATCAACTTAGTGGGCCTTCACATGTCAGAGGAATTGTACCTCTCCAATGTCAATGCCATCCTGAATCTCCCAGAACTGTCCTTGATAAGCCCACTCAGCCGTCAGTCCTCCCCTCAGGCAgttactagagacagagacaccatgGAACTAGACTGCCACATGTCAGGAGGCCAATTAACATCCAAAATGAAGTCTGGAAGGATCTAAAGGCAGGTCTGTTTGTGATAGCCCTTTCACAGACTCTCCTTCACGACCAGACAAACAACCATTCCACTACTGGAGCATCCCAAGCATAATTCAGGCTGGGATAACATTCCAGTTAGTCAATAGGTGTCTTTTGTATGCAACCTGCATCTGCTGACTTCCTgaagtaaaagatcccagaaatgttccatatgcacaaaatgcGTATTTCTAAATTTTTtggggcacaaatttgtttacatccctgttagtgagcatttctcctttgccaagataatccatccacctgacaggtgtgacatatcaatacgctgattaaacagcaccttgtgctggggactacaaaaggccactctaaaatttgctgttttgtcacacaacgcaatgccacagatgtctgaagttttgagggagcatgcagttggcatgctgactgggtgggctatttacagatgagctgtgTACAGATGcattgatcggtaagctgctatgacagctgatgcttaagtttagtgagggagatataagactctagCTTCAGTAATTTGTTTAATTCGTTCCAGCCACTGGCAGCagcgaactggaaggaaaggcggccaaacgaggagttggctttggggatgaccagtgaaatatacctgctggagcgggtgctatgggtgggtgcttctatggtgaccagtgagcttacataaggcagggctttacctagcaaaacttatagatgacctggagccagtggg
This genomic stretch from Salmo salar chromosome ssa26, Ssal_v3.1, whole genome shotgun sequence harbors:
- the LOC106603686 gene encoding hypermethylated in cancer 2 protein — its product is MELPNHAKQILLQLNQQRAKGFLCDVIIVVENALFRAHKNILAASSIYFKSLVLHDNLINLDTEMVNPSVFRQVLDFIYTGKLLSSLDQSSEQNYSALLTAASYLQLHDLAALCRKKLKRSGGKPLPGKLSTSGPLSRLRHNNERLSSSTLTASHNHYILAPSDADQPDDGLRDKLSDDEMFIGSTAGKNGTCGSGSNGNLSNGLSGRETDLGLDLSKKSPPSAGTTTDALSPHSNSQGSPQSASVSTTNSASLDDSTTTLPSLDTTGPEPMELIPTPKAPEDSQAHPDAPPPRKSSRQVARKKEWPKREASGLKAEDHDPPLVNGVIMGPKEGCSSSGVGGDSRCSFPSDQSFQCKEEEEVGQNGQEHSDQSGHSDGESGGGGHHSANYVYRQEGFEPAFGDNLYVCIPCGKGFPSSEQLNAHVETHTEDELYIKEEVGAFVKEEEAEDLSAPVAPTTFGISEPRPFKCTVCSKSYKDPATLRQHEKSHWLTRPFPCNICGKMFTQRGTMTRHMRSHLGLKPFACDECGMRFTRQYRLTEHMRVHSGEKPYECQLCGGKFTQQRNLISHLRMHTSPS